ATAACCAAGTTAGTAACTAACTAGCCTTCACTTTCTTTCATATGATTCAATTCGTCCACGGGAAGAGGGCGGGCGGTGCTTTTCAAATTTCAATTATTAACGCAGCAAACGATCAATCTTAGCTCAAAGCCTCGAACAAGACaccaattttttttgaaaaaaacaatATACACGACTAATTAAAAGTGAAATGTGATTGCATGTCAATCGTGAGCATGACTCACAAACTCCATGTCATATGATCAATTTCCTTTCCCCGTATTCAATTTCTACTGTCCCAAATTCTAATCCCAAATTTCATCACCAACAAAGCCATAATATTATCTCCAGTGTTAGATAAAGGTAACAAGCACTTGAAGCAACGTTTTTTTTCGTAAACTCATGCATGAGGCGCGTAAATTTGATAGCAGCCACAAAAAATTAGAAATCTTCAAATATGGTTACCATATCCAtcagaaaaaagaaaaggaagaataGCCATACATTTTAGGCAGGCAATGAACCATTTACCAATCTAGAGTAGTGAGGGATAAATTCTCTGTCATCAAACTTCTAACTGCAGATATAACTTCATACTTAAGTAAAAAAGGTTGACATTGTCACCTCATACGTAAATTTCCTGAGTATACCTGAATGTTCCATCTGAACCTTGAAATGTACACTCCATTAATCCTGCACCTTTTCCTAGAGAACAGTCGGCCGCACGCAAAACCTTCTCCTTTTTATTTTCCATTTGTTCTTTTACCTGGTCAAAACAGTTTACACCATTATCTGACCCCTTCTCAAAATGCAAAGCCTGAGGTTCTGGCAGATCACAATTTATGATGTGGGAAGATGACCTCCGAGAAATAAAGGATGCTACGTCATCTTTATCAGCTGAATGCCACCATGGTTCAATCTTCGTAATTTCGCTCCACTGAGAATCCAGATCGGAGCAATTTTTCTCTGGCCGTTCACAGTCCAAATACATTAAATTAGTAATTGGGTGCCAGGACTCTTTCAAGTCCTTGCTCATGGATGCCCTTTCAAAACTTTCATCAGCAATGGACTCAAGTTCCCGCAACCAACTATCTTGATCGCTTTTGGCATTAGAACAACTATTCTTTGATGGCTTGCCCAAACAAAAAGCAGCAGAATTTTCGGAAAAGGTTGCACAATATTCCTCGATAAGCTGGTTCTCTCCACTTACTTTCGCATTTTCATTAAAGAGTGTGACATCTAGTTCCGACACGTTTGTTTGGCCGCAGGAGCAACTTTTCCCAAGATTTTCATTGTTtaacaacaataacaatttgtTGTCATGCAAAAAATCGTGACTTGAAGAATTACATGTGCAAAGCTTGTGATCCCGGAGAAAACTATATGACCTATTGACTGACTCACCATCATTGCCACGTGATAATGGTTTCAACATAGACATGGAGCAGCAATCTTACAGAAATATTCAagcaaaatcttaaaataagaCACAATATTTTCAGGTTATCTCTACACAACCTTAGCACGAAACTGGAACAAAATCCAACTCAACTCTAATCACATATAACTGCAGCAAAGTAAAAACAACCAACAGTTAGTTGCAACACAACTTTTATTTCTCATATGCAAATAGGAAATCGATATAAACAAGAGTAGAAGAAtcctaaataaataaaatggcTCAGAATTTATAAACCACGCTATCAATAACAGCAAAAATACCAATTCCAGAGTATCTCACTCGTTACATAGCTTTCCAACATGCATTATTGTATACAAATAGCAAAAACTTGAACATCGCAGAAACATCAATTTCAAAGGACCATAGAATAGAGAAATCTCAGAATAATAAAGGTATCAGCCAAACAGTTTTTCAGATATTCACTGAAGGATCAAGCTCTATGCAAATAGAAGCAGGGCACGTAAGCTACACTTTACAATTGAACGCAAAAGGAAGTTTAAACCTGACAGGAAAATCACCACATAGAATCGACCAAGTTTATATCTTACATGAATATACCACTCTTCAGAAAACAAGCCCCAAGTCAAATTAAACCCACAAAAGTTCAATTATGGCAAATTTGATCCAATAAGCCACCAATAACAGGACTACTGAGTGCAGTCAATAAGATCAAGCAAATCGATTCAATATTCCATTCCATAAATGAATTTGACTCAGCTCCATAGTCCACACAATAATTCACCGAATATTACGAAGAAAAACGCACTTTCGGATACAAGTTACCTTAAAATTTTCaccaaaaaggaaaaaaacCACAAAGAAACTAACCAAAATTAGCTAAAAATAAATAGATCAAACACAGAAGGAAACACAAAACGTTTTAGCAAACCAAAAATCGCAAACTTCAACTACCGATCATCAGTCACACgaaattaacataaaaatataaaataaactccAGGTACCTAGGACAAGATTGGTGTAACACCTGACGCTACGAAAATTCGACGAATTGGAGACGAACTACTGACTTTGCAATCTGATACAGATAAAATCTAGTAGTACAACGATACAGTTTACATTTTCTGTTTCTTGTCTTAGGTGAAGAAAGAAAAAATACTAATGACATTTGTCCCAATCCTTTACATTTCAAGAAAGTTGCTACTTACCTAACACGTTTTAGTTTTTTTTCTTACACACGTTTTCAAGTCTTTGTGTGCTGTCAGCGAGGAAGTCGCTTTCTATCAAAGTCTAATATTATCCATTTCGATCCCTTTTTTAACCTATTCTGGCTCAGTCAATCTTTTGTATCCAATTCAGCCCACAGACCACGAGAGAAGTCcagattattttttattataaatataaataaaattgattcgTTTgcatcgtctcacaaaaaatttatttattttaaaattatttgataatgcgagaatttggatttttttatttttttaaatcattatttaaactaatgaaaaaacaaggattttattttattttatttttaaaaaaatatcttcaCACTCATTATATCGTATcggattaataaataaatatgtaaatcaaataatttatatGGCCGGTCAATACAATTTTGCTCTTCCATTGGAGTCAAGTCCCGAACCTCTTCTCTCAAGATATATGGATACTGTCGTTTGTATTGATATTCAATGTAACGACAGAATCAAGATGCTGCAAATGGTCTCAAGAAACTTTACAAACATTCCTTGAAATGGTTAGATCCATGATCTTAAAAGAGGTAATTCATTCTTTGATCGATTCGCTTAAAATACCAAATCCCGTTGGACGGAGGGTTTTCGATGATAAATCATAATTgatgttggcaaaaacttgtgtgagacggtctcacgggtcgtattttgtgagacggatctcttatttgggtcatccatgaaaaagtattactttttatgctaagagtattactttttattgtgaatatcggtaattgacctctcatagataaagattcgtgagaccgtctcacaagagacctactcattgatatttatgtaaaaaaaaaacgatCATCGATCTTACAATCTTTATAATGGCGTGTGTCTATCTTGAATCCTTATCAGATATCAAATGCTTGTGGGTTAGTGGTTGATACAACACTTTACATGGTGTGTGTTGAGGGATTGAAACTGTTAGGCCTTCACTTGCATTATTTTTCAAGACAAATAAAGAGATGCACTTTATCCCATATATGTAGAAAACGACATATTTTGTACTacaattttcattttcatagtACTATGTGAGTGGATACCATCGAAACAATACTCATTATGCAAGCATGAATAAGATCAAGATTGTGTAAAGAATTAAGAATGACAATGAGATGAGTCTGAGACGGATTTTTATCAAAATCTAAGATCTATCCCACATCATTTAGACTAGTTTGTCTCGGACCCAAAACTCGGCAGGTTCACTCCGCGTGTTAGACCCTctcaaaattaaataattctAGTAATTatacaacaaaaaatatttaaaatttaataaataattaaaattactttaactttatattaataatatttagaaacaaaaaaaatattacccaagttagaatcttttaatttttattcaaattataattattattatatatttttattttcaacacattattataaaataaaattatttcaagCCTAAGATATTATGAGTTAAAATTATGGGGATTAATGTATATATTATTcaatgaataaaaaatataaatagatTCTTAATAATATATGTAGATATACATGCATACTTATAtagttatttatatatatagtgATGGGGCGGGTATATCGAATCTCAGGACCTTACCCGGACTCGTTTAATCGACTCTAAATATGTCCTGTTGAGACGAGTTTAATACAGAATTGAGTTTAAACTTAATCTATTGTCATCTCTACGTGTAACTATCTCAACAGAGCGTGCGTGGACAAGGCCCTATACTCGTAAGATAGAAACAAAGCgaaattatattaattcaaaatttaataaatttgatttagagacaaatatttaattattctcGATCACTTACACGATATATGATATAAATTCCAGTTGAGAAAGCTGACAGCACTttcaaaattgatttttgttatttcaatatatatatatatatattggaatatataatatatatatatatatataagataacataatatattatatctcaaatatcacatataatatatatgcatgcataaTACACAAACAAAACTTTCACGGTTTGAACTTTGAAGAAAGGGCTAGCTAGGGATTCTTAGAACCACCACCGTTTCCACCTTTCTTTCCATGCTTGGGATTAGGGCCTGGGTCGTCGTAATCCATTATAACATCCTTGAAAGACAGAagctttcttgaatttattttcaccTCTTCCTATTTATGAAGAAATCAATTCATCAAATTATATACAATTAAACTTAAACTTTTGAAGAAAATAGACATAAAATTAGATAATTTTTTTGGTAATTTGAAAAGGGAAGGGGTAATACGTCCCAGTTCTATACATTACAAATTGTAGAGCAAACTTACTATGTTAAGCGAATTCATAGGGTTCGCACCAATGCCGAAACCCGCAACTATGCCTGCAAAGAGAAGGGAAGACaagtaaataatttttattaaatacgCAAAGCAATATCAGACTTGATTTCCGGGCTAAGCTTGATGCCATAATCACCTGCGATGAGGAAAATAACTAAGACAGAGGCTTTTATTCTTGGATTCATAGCTATATATAACCTCGACCGAAATAAAAGTAGGCcacttttcaaaatttaagaAAGAAGTAATATGGCTTCTTCTACAAAACTATATGTTCAAGGAATACGGAGGCGCCGTTTACGGATCAGCTTCttgttctttctttctttctttctttctttctttctttcttttccgAAAAAAACGCAAATGTTTGAGTGATCAGACATGAAGTTTCGTTGCCTTTAAATAAAAGTTCCACAAGCAGGAGAGGCGTGGCTTTAGATGCACCACCCCCGACCCCCACCCACCCCACTCAACAGGTTGATAATGATGATGCATGACCAAAATTTTTAAGTCAACTATATTATGTGCATGTTACATCAAGGTATAAGAACATAGTGCTTATATGCATGTGGACACACTTCTTTCTTTTAGATGCCTAAAGTTATTGCCATTTCTTGAGGTGGAGTTTTGGTTTTCAGTTCGCTTTTCACCTCTCCATCTGGCGTAATAAGTCAATAATATTATAGCTACTTTGTGCTTTGAATGTATAATATCACTTCTAACTTCTATCTAGTACTGCCCAAATGGCTCATATTAAATTAGGTATCAAACATGTATGATGCACGagtcttcttttttcttcttctaGTGGTCACCACTATATGACCATGAAAATACGATCCCAAAGCCATTAATTATGGATATGCTAGCAACTTCATTTGCTTCTTGTTTTCTACCACGCAACATGCTATAAAAAAACATATGAGTTCGATTTCTCCTACCAACATTTTCTCGTGTAAGCATGTCGGCTGTTGCACAAGGTTCGCCCAATGCTACTTACCTGTCTATAGCTTTGCTTGCAGACTACTGTATTAGCCAAGAGATTTCCATTAGCCAAGAGATTTCCACACCGAAGAATAACGACTACGAGTTatatcatcataaaaataataataataaagccCTAAACCCGATTTTGATGTAACGGCTTggtataatatattattataataactaGGCATTTAGTATGTTATGTTTATACAACATGTTAAAGGTTCACTCTATGCCACACCCGGTATGTTTTAATACAACATGATCAATTGATCAGCTAAATTAGATTAAAAATATGTGAGTTCCACCATATGAGCAACTGATTCATGTATGCTTTCTATTTGCTTTATAAAGTGAATTTATGTTTGTTGGTTTTAGTAAGTTATATCATAGTAATAATGGGGTTCTCATCTTGTTAAAGTAGGTGTCCAGCAAGCCAACTTATGGCTTATGCTTATTGACTCTTAtataaaaacaatttttattttaataatattttacgtttttatccaattatgacatttaGTTTATTTGTATATCATGCAAGCtccatagataaagtccttgaatatacatatgTACAATGAGTTCTACctctcaacgtaagatcatgaaatttaTTAGGAAGAGTGTTGTATATTTTAACTGCCcactagtcgattcagccgtctaAATAAGGATAAATGTCGTTCGAGCTTGATACTAGCAATGTGATgtaaatactatgtttaattgGTAAAGGCGTGGAGATTCTCATTCATACAAATGAATTATCATTTGATGATATACCGAACAACTCTCCCTCGAACTTTTTAAGTggtatcacttatcgagtgaaaagaGTCCGCGGTTATAGACTTATAGTTGTACACCAATAGTTTTTTTTACCCGGGACAACGTGGAGGCTATACGTGCTTACATTCATTTTGATTCGTTTACCTACTctattgagggtcatcaggtggtgaAGTTGGGTACGTAtgagtcaatgcattgtagtcgaggatttACCGCTCAACCACCAGTGAAGATAGCatatgtgatatgatgagttAATAATGCAAAGAATCTCTGGCCAGATTAAGACATGCATTTTGGAAAATGGTTTCCTCAGTTGCATAGATCATGTCACTATTtttactcaaagatacatcatATTGTTATCGAAGTTATCGAATTTATTTGCAACTTCTGatatataccaatggttgcatatttaatcgggatatatgagttgaagggatcaTATTGTACgctaaaaataactttaagGTTCTTGTAGTCTCTATCAACAATATCTAGGAGATTATGAGGCGCTCTTGCCATGATACGATGAGGTGCAATAAGACTTCAGTTCTGACGTTTTTAATCAaggggttgatgaaaagaatgagattAATTTGGGTAAGCCTGAATAAGAACAAATattgttctgaatcacatgaagttgtGAACACACGACTTGttgtatctctgaaccattgagggtcgtACAAGTTTttgattctgtgttcccgttgagatagtaaaattaaaagagttGAATTTGGCGACTGTATTTTGATGGATGTGAAATATAttgcttataaatgagtttataaaccGATTCCGTGTAATGGAAGTTGTGTAATTTAGCTTAACTTCTAATTAAGTGAGGAGAATGAAACTTTTTATTTTAGTGAATGAGTTTACTAAACTAGTAGCTATCAAAAATGGATCAGTGAAAAATTTTGTCCTTcggaatttttatttttcactatgtgaacaagatttgtacccACAAAAAATTCTCTCTCTCTTTCCTCTCACACGATCAAACCCCTTCCTCCACAGCCCCACCGTGCTGCCGCACCAATTTTGAAATTCTGGCAATTAACTATCgacacatttttttatttttagtgtgATCTATAAAATGAATTCAGTTTTTAATCGTGGTCCTGATttagaaaattgaagaagatgGTTGATTCCGGTAGATCATTTTTATGGATTTACGAGAAAGACCAACTCCACTAATCTCGGACTTGTTTAGTGTCCAGCTTTCTTAAACACAAAGGTAAATCAAATATGAACTTCATATGAATGATTTAAATCATACGACGCCCAAAATAGTTTTTATAGTCAAAACACAAAATTTTTGAACTTTCGCTGTTTTTTGGATGCGAAAAAAAGGTAAAACAACACATCTCTCTACAAGACTTTTTCTACGCTGAATCAAAGTCGAGGTCTCATCATACTTCGATCGTCCATAGCGGCATATCGAAACGTGCCATATTATGGCTGACTATGGAGCATGGACTCATGCATGCAACACCCGGAAATAGCCAATCCAACGTTGTAGTTGTGATTATATAATTACGTAAGAGATGTATAGTTTCAgtttattagttaataaaacTATTGATCATATGTTTAACTTGACTGCATATTTAGTGCTCAAATTTGTTTAACTAGCCACATATGCATGGAAAGATAGCTACCTACAAGATCGAAGAAATTTTTGGGATTTCTAATGTAACTAAAAGCAAGAATCTTGATCTTATCGAGCTCGATCTATAAACGGTCAATGCGAAATCGAAACAGAGGAACTTCTAATTGTTAGTCCATAAATCGAAATTCATATGTTTACCAAGGAAGAAATGTTTAAGAGTTAATTAAATTGAGGTTTTGATTTTTTAGGCCTTCAAAATTTTAGTCCAGATGGACCTAGCTAGCTATCGATTGGCTTTCGTCACactgaaaaatcaaatttcgttAGAAGACAAAAATGGAGAGTGACCAACTTTTGTAATAAATGTGATTTAATTTAGAgttgaaattttggaaaatgacACTGCTGAGGGAGCACTACCAAAAAAGCTCGACAACAACACATGCAAAGATAACATTACtatttgataaataatattgctatatatattctaaatttatcttttttgagaaaagtaaaaattatatACATTATAAAATAAGATTTGATGGAAAAATTTATATACATTAATATTTCTGATCAATAAGAATCCAAAATCACTAAATTCACACGAGTATACAACATAATTACCAGCATATATTTGAAGGTTCGATTGTGATGGCTCAATGTTAAATATTGCGTATATAAATttagagtaggtttcttgtgagacggtttcacggattTTTACTgtcttgtgagactgtctcgTGAGAATTTTTGTGATAAATCTATACTATCACTAAGATAATTTATTATGTGTGATGTAATATATGGTGAGAATCAAATGTTTCAATCAAAAGAAAGGCAACAGTGGGAAAAAGGAACCGAAAAAGGAGCATTACTGTTTGAACACTGTTCATTGTTCAATGTGGCGGATGCTGTTCGTTCCAAATTCTGGCCTAAGTCGTGTTTTTTAATTATCCAACGCGTTCTTCGCCATCAAGAATTTTGCTCGCACgattttatgcatgcatgcgCGTTTCAGTACGTCATCAAAtatagtattatttttattttattttttacggAAGGAGTGAAATCATATACTTCTAACTCCATCTTGTGTGTCACCTTATGCTTACATAAATacatattaatataattaacccttaaaattttattttttgactaATAAATATTGTGTATAAATGAAATTACGCACGTATTTTTAGGAACAAAAAAGTATTTATGACTTGTCTATGACTTATGAGCCTTTTctaaatcttttttttaaaaaaaattattggtgTAATTTGGAAAGATGAAATTTAGaaatgttattgatatttgatgTGATTTGATTTAAGTTAATGAAATCTATCTGTGTTTGGATTGAATGATGTAGCATTTGAATCATTTCATGTTGGGATTGACGACGacctaaaaaataattattttaaattcgtAATATATTTATTGTCAGGCCAAAAACATgtgttagacggtctcacgtgtcgtattttatgagacagatatcttatttgggtcatcaatgaaaaaatattacttttatactaagagtattactttttattgtgaatatcggtaggattgacccgtctcacagataaagattccgtgataccgtttcacaagagatctactcttatTGTCAAGTTGATTTgtccaaacaaaaaaaaatattttttattatagatTTGAAATCTATATGTTGAAATTCATTAATCCAAATGCAAAGAATTTGTGGGACTTGGgttttggagaaaataaaaattattttttaaaatttgtataacttacttataaaatatttattctacttTTCACATTTAATAACATATCATTTTTCCTAAAATTTTATACTACTAATTTCCACACAGTTTATTGTATATTTCGagaagattattttaaaatcgatcaaaaaaatttatattaaatttttctatAAATTATTTCTCATTCTTAAAAAACCTCcatttttttaatacaaaaattctaatttatcaaattttgttAACTCTTTAAAAATTTCTCTTGATGAACTCTCTATTCTTTTCATTTATTCAAAAGGCTATTTAATGAAAAAtggtttttctttcaaaatgctttttctttttatatCTTAAGAAACCATGTACCAGCATTTATATTAATGTTATGAATaaacaagttattttaaaaaaaaaataagcaaAGTAGAATTTTTGTAATAtcgaataatattatttttaacagTCAATTCTAATTCTTAGATACCATTTAAAAATTTGACCAACACAACAAAATGGAATTTCAAATCCatgattcaaaatcaaaatgcaaatccctattttttttttaaattaaaccaAACGTAGTAGTTGGCGCAATCATgctgacacacacacacaaatattttattataggTAGGGTTTACGCCACTTCTGCAGTTATGCTCAACGGGGCTGTGTTCAATAAGtactttgaaaatttaaaatatatgtttgattTCGTTATGAAATATATCATTACAGTCAACTTACCCGATTAACGTTCTTAGTTCTTAACAAGTGCGTAGATCATTCAGCCCGAAAATTATCTGCCCCATCTCAAGCGTCCGCGAGAGAAGCTTACTTGGCTCGGTGAATCTCCCACCCAACTAACCCGATTTACTCGGCCATCATCAAAGGAGATAACTTATACATCCAAATAAATAAGTGAGACAATTTATCTCATGAtaatatatattcatatatatattatcatgagataaatttattcagaatatatgtgtgtgtgcatATATAACGGTATCAAAGATCTTTTACCCGAAGAAAACCCGCGCGCGCAATCTGACCGACCTCCTTTTTAACATTGCTTGCCCAAATGAGCATCACAAAAACTGTTGCATGTGTTCCATTCGGTTTATAAAGTTCCCCTTTGGAATACTCATTTGAGCAAGAAACATTATATGAAGGAATATTCAAATATCCATTTCTTTTGCCTCACTTGTCTAGCGATCTCTAGGTTTCATccaaagaggaaaaaaaaaaaagaagttggATGCATGGGGGTATATGTGCCCATGAAGTACGTAAAGACGGTAAGGAAACCGGGCGTTTGGCATAGTGATCTCACCTGAAATTCCCAGTGTACAGATTCGAATTTAAGTCCTCCCCACCAGCTAGAATaagatttcaaaaacaaaaaaaacagaCAAACCTCGATCGGCTTCTCTggtttcactcgataagtgttTGGTGCAGGTTAAGGGACGTAGCCaattaaactaatattttttgttACAAAATATGAATTGATGTTTTTAAAACAAATGCATGTCATCTAAAAATGTGAAGTAAAACAAGAAATTGGAATGTTGGTTGGGAAATGGCAAAACATATGTTATTTGTTGGTAGTTGAACCATGAATGGCAGATAAACACACGGGACGAGTTTTCCATTTCGTTGCTAACAATATtgttcttcttttctttttaatgaaataataattaaaaaaaaacatccaagcaatacatacatacatatatatatattatattatattatatggatggaattatatgtaaattatttttcagtaacTCGACAGATTTAGATACGTTTAAAATTTGTTCTATTATAACTAGATATTCTTGATAAAATTGTCAAAGTGCGGATAAAAATTTAAGATTAAATGCAAATTTAAATACAGAAAATgaatatttcattcatatgTTCTTGATCTGTAATTTCATGATGGAGCTTAATTAGATACATATACAAATTACAATATATATCAATTCAACAATAATCATGTTCTGAATTTCTGTTAACTGTACTAATTATAATGACCTTTACGTCAATTTATTGTCGGTAACGAATAGCCTTGACGaaagtattatatatatatatatatatatatatatagagagagagagagagagagagaaaatatatatttaaaaaatatatatatatatatatatatgtatgtatgtaaatTATACACGAACTTGGTATTTCGAGAACATGGGTGTTTATTAAAGAGTTTAAACCGAAAAACCAAT
The sequence above is a segment of the Primulina tabacum isolate GXHZ01 chromosome 6, ASM2559414v2, whole genome shotgun sequence genome. Coding sequences within it:
- the LOC142548702 gene encoding uncharacterized protein LOC142548702, which encodes MSMLKPLSRGNDGESVNRSYSFLRDHKLCTCNSSSHDFLHDNKLLLLLNNENLGKSCSCGQTNVSELDVTLFNENAKVSGENQLIEEYCATFSENSAAFCLGKPSKNSCSNAKSDQDSWLRELESIADESFERASMSKDLKESWHPITNLMYLDCERPEKNCSDLDSQWSEITKIEPWWHSADKDDVASFISRRSSSHIINCDLPEPQALHFEKGSDNGVNCFDQVKEQMENKKEKVLRAADCSLGKGAGLMECTFQGSDGTFSNGNLGSIKVDSSITPGQESCDLNKTQLLEALCHSQTRAREAEKLAQDACDEKDHIIELFFRQASYLFAYKQWIRILQIETLCLQHGCKSHLPSVKNIVLGKNRHKVRTKPGKGGCCICKCAFAFALGLSLAGAGLLVGWTIGWLFSAF
- the LOC142548004 gene encoding uncharacterized protein LOC142548004 encodes the protein MNPRIKASVLVIFLIAGIVAGFGIGANPMNSLNIEEVKINSRKLLSFKDVIMDYDDPGPNPKHGKKGGNGGGSKNP